One region of Schistocerca gregaria isolate iqSchGreg1 chromosome 7, iqSchGreg1.2, whole genome shotgun sequence genomic DNA includes:
- the LOC126282362 gene encoding forkhead box protein E3, with amino-acid sequence MCSNERPSVAAAGPPAPAPGPAPLPYPLAVLKSLHESDQYRLQLYQYARAFPPHYPALCYPAAAAAAAYAPRVAAFSLLHGQHPRVLQPEEPKPQHSYIGLIAMAILSSPDTKLVLSDIYQYILDHYPYFRTRGPGWRNSIRHNLSLNDCFVKAGRSANGKGHYWAIHPANVEDFKKGDFRRRKAQRKVRRHMGLAVDDDGTESPSPPPPPPPPPPPPPAPYSRKRQFDVASLLAPDDPPRTTAAASSSPAPPTKRCTFAAEGSEDDDIDVVSGDCGWASSPPPPGAAAPAPGAAAFPGLEQALVSRYYESLQLHQRRLHHLAATGAVTITEISDA; translated from the exons ATGTGCAGCAACGAGCGGCCGAGCGTGGCCGCGGCGGgcccgccggcgccggcgcccggCCCCGCGCCGCTGCCGTACCCGCTGGCGGTGCTCAAGTCGCTGCACGAGTCGGACCAGTACCGGCTGCAGCTGTACCAGTACGCGCGCGCCTTCCCGCCGCACTACCCGGCGCTGTGCTACccggccgcggccgccgccgccgcctacgcGCCGCGCGTCGCCGCCTTCTCGCTGCTGCACGGCCAGCACCCGCGCGTGCTGCAGCCCGAGGAGCCCAAGCCGCAGCACAGCTACATCGGACTCATCGCCATGGCCATCCTCAGCTCGCCCGACACCAAGCTCGTGCTGTCCGACATCTACCAGTACATCCTGGACCACTACCCGTACTTCAGGACGCGAGGGCCCGGCTGGCGCAACTCGATACGCCACAACCTGTCGCTCAACGACTGCTTCGTCAAGGCGGGCCGCAGCGCCAACGGCAAGGGTCACTACTGGGCGATACACCCGGCCAACGTGGAGGACTTCAAGAAGGGCGACTTCCGGCGGCGGAAAGCGCAGCGCAAGGTGCGCCGGCACATGGGGCTCGCGGTGGACGACGACGGGACCGAGTCGCCgagcccgccgccgcccccgcccccgcctccgccgcccccgccggcg CCGTACAGCCGCAAGCGGCAGTTCGACGTGGCGTCGCTGCTCGCTCCCGACGACCCTCCGCGGACGACGGCCGCCGCCTCTTCCTCGCCGGCGCCGCCCACCAAACGCTGCACCTTCGCGGCGGAGGGCAGCGAAGACGACGACATCGACGTGGTGAGCGGCGACTGCGGCTGGGCGTCGTCTCCCCCGCCCCCGGGGGCGGCGGCGCCCGCCCCCGGCGCGGCGGCGTTCCCCGGGCTGGAGCAGGCGCTGGTGTCGCGCTACTACGAGTCGCTGCAGCTGCACCAGCGCCGCCTGCACCACCTCGCCGCCACCGGCGCCGTCACCATCACCGAGATCTCCGACGCCTGA